A single region of the Selenomonas sp. oral taxon 920 genome encodes:
- a CDS encoding major capsid protein — protein sequence MSDCVTLQDWAARFGAQGQLAQQKIIELQSKTNRILDVMPFKQCNEKTMETALVRAELPDVAWRIINKGTKPGKSKSKTESFTCGGMEALAEIDEKLMQINGNSNAWRLSENVAYQEAMNQKMATTFFYGDEKINPAGFTGLSAYYYSKTAQDKIWADQIIDAGGTGNALTSLWLVGYGQDTVYGIFPEGTSAGFKYRDNGRVQMVDKDGGKYWGYQSQYNWDMGLCVRDPRYVVRVANIDTTQFTGAAADAFVDNLIRAYNQIENPDKCTMAFFGNRAVQTYLDILASKKTNVRLSIDEFGGKKITHFWGVPILRCDAILGTESKIA from the coding sequence ATGAGTGATTGCGTAACTTTGCAGGATTGGGCAGCGCGTTTCGGTGCGCAGGGACAGCTCGCGCAGCAGAAGATTATCGAGCTGCAGAGCAAGACGAACCGTATTCTTGACGTGATGCCGTTTAAGCAGTGCAACGAAAAGACGATGGAGACGGCGCTTGTCCGTGCGGAACTACCGGATGTGGCATGGCGTATCATCAACAAGGGGACGAAGCCCGGCAAGTCCAAGAGCAAGACGGAGTCCTTTACCTGCGGCGGCATGGAGGCGCTTGCGGAGATCGACGAGAAGCTGATGCAGATCAACGGCAACAGCAACGCGTGGCGGCTCTCGGAGAATGTTGCCTATCAGGAGGCAATGAACCAGAAGATGGCGACGACCTTCTTCTATGGCGACGAGAAGATCAACCCTGCGGGCTTTACGGGGCTCTCTGCGTACTACTATAGCAAGACGGCGCAGGATAAGATCTGGGCAGATCAGATCATCGATGCAGGCGGTACGGGCAATGCACTGACCTCTCTCTGGCTTGTCGGCTACGGGCAGGATACCGTCTATGGCATTTTTCCCGAAGGAACGAGTGCAGGCTTTAAGTACCGCGACAATGGCCGTGTCCAGATGGTCGACAAGGACGGCGGAAAGTATTGGGGCTATCAGTCGCAGTACAACTGGGATATGGGGCTTTGCGTGCGTGACCCGCGCTATGTTGTGCGCGTTGCCAACATTGACACGACGCAGTTTACGGGTGCTGCGGCAGATGCGTTTGTCGACAACCTTATCCGCGCATACAACCAGATTGAGAATCCCGACAAGTGCACGATGGCATTCTTTGGCAATCGTGCGGTGCAGACGTATCTTGACATTCTCGCCTCGAAAAAGACGAATGTGCGTCTCTCAATTGACGAGTTCGGCGGAAAGAAGATTACGCACTTCTGGGGCGTCCCGATTCTGCGCTGCGATGCGATTCTCGGTACTGAGAGCAAGATTGCCTAA
- a CDS encoding virion core protein, T7 gp14 family → MGVAAMVVGTLFSSWMQGRAQQAQAEAAARQSEQNAQIAQMNADKAQETAERQDENNKINAENERRRALLRMGQQRAAIGASGVTASGSAAAALADTGYAINEQTGMSLYNGRQQVDNMLQQSTDFQNQSNFHSANASDYRAAGRRAMMNSMLTGAFSLASNLYTGVSSASQKTAEATGMQVGSFGGRDWSVGLHGWGGKGTSFGSHIGNYNARGYGMPRQSTFFSMR, encoded by the coding sequence ATGGGCGTAGCGGCAATGGTGGTGGGAACGCTCTTTTCCTCGTGGATGCAGGGGAGGGCACAACAGGCGCAGGCAGAAGCGGCGGCGCGGCAGTCGGAACAGAATGCGCAGATCGCGCAGATGAACGCGGACAAGGCGCAGGAGACCGCCGAACGGCAGGACGAGAATAACAAGATCAATGCAGAGAATGAGCGACGCAGGGCGCTCCTTCGGATGGGTCAGCAGCGTGCGGCAATCGGTGCGAGCGGTGTCACGGCATCCGGAAGTGCTGCGGCGGCCCTTGCAGATACGGGCTATGCAATCAATGAGCAGACAGGCATGAGTCTCTACAATGGGCGTCAGCAGGTTGATAACATGCTGCAGCAGTCGACAGATTTCCAGAATCAGTCGAACTTCCACAGTGCCAACGCAAGTGATTATCGCGCAGCGGGACGCCGCGCCATGATGAACAGTATGCTCACAGGCGCATTTTCACTGGCAAGCAATCTCTATACGGGCGTCAGCTCTGCATCACAAAAGACCGCAGAGGCGACGGGAATGCAGGTCGGTTCGTTCGGCGGTCGGGATTGGAGCGTTGGACTGCACGGATGGGGCGGTAAAGGCACAAGTTTTGGCAGTCACATTGGAAATTATAATGCGCGGGGATACGGGATGCCACGCCAAAGTACATTTTTCTCCATGAGATAA